The following are encoded in a window of Deinococcus misasensis DSM 22328 genomic DNA:
- a CDS encoding MarR family winged helix-turn-helix transcriptional regulator: MGTKFQGNDRQIQALNAYIKLHRAASTVETAANQHLQNHDLSLSQFSVLEALFHLGPLTQKQLGEKILKSKGNLTMVIDNLEKRGLAVRERSSKDRRNIHVSITEQGNQLIAGILPGHVEGIEQVFSVLTPEELGTLADLCKKLGLGVAGNT; this comes from the coding sequence ATGGGCACCAAATTTCAGGGCAACGACCGTCAAATTCAGGCACTCAATGCCTACATCAAATTGCACCGCGCAGCGTCCACCGTAGAGACTGCTGCCAATCAGCACCTGCAAAACCATGATTTGAGCCTCAGCCAATTCAGTGTGCTGGAAGCCCTGTTTCACCTCGGGCCACTGACCCAGAAGCAACTGGGCGAGAAGATCCTCAAGTCCAAAGGCAACCTGACCATGGTGATCGACAACCTCGAAAAAAGAGGACTGGCGGTGCGTGAGCGCAGCTCAAAAGACCGCCGAAACATCCACGTCAGCATCACAGAGCAGGGAAACCAACTGATTGCAGGCATCCTGCCGGGTCATGTGGAGGGGATCGAACAGGTGTTTTCGGTGCTGACCCCTGAAGAATTGGGCACACTGGCCGATTTGTGCAAAAAACTCGGGCTGGGTGTGGCTGGGAACACCTGA